A region of Toxorhynchites rutilus septentrionalis strain SRP chromosome 1, ASM2978413v1, whole genome shotgun sequence DNA encodes the following proteins:
- the LOC129762106 gene encoding NPC intracellular cholesterol transporter 2-like produces MFKYLLLVALVPALAQARTPVRQCGNRAPLPEFVDINGCTSMPCQIRNGETLDAVGEGIVSPVATTRLLTYINVRVGIITLPITIPPELEDACLAGIEPGCPLAAGQRFNFRLLMEDLELPNLALTARVEVGMRADDGTVVSCVEFDARVVR; encoded by the exons ATGTTCAAGTATCTTTTGCTCGTAGCTCTCGTGCCTGCTTTGGCCCAGGCCCGTACTCCGGTTCGCCAGT GTGGCAACAGAGCACCGCTTCCGGAATTCGTGGACATAAATGGCTGCACATCGATGCCGTGTCAGATCCGAAACGGAGAAACACTGGATGCCGTCGGTGAGGGTATTGTGAGTCCGGTTGCGACGACCAGACTGCTAACCTACATCAACGTCCGGGTGGGTATCATAACACTGCCCATCACTATCCCTCCGGAGCTGGAGGATGCTTGCCTAGCGGGAATCGAGCCCGGCTGTCCACTTGCAGCCGGACAAAGGTTCAACTTCAGATTACTGATGGAAGACTTGGAGCTGCCAAACCTTGCGCTGACCGCACGGGTTGAGGTGGGAATGCGTGCCGACGATGGTACGGTAGTGTCCTGTGTTGAGTTCGATGCGCGAGTTGTGCGTTGA